In Acanthochromis polyacanthus isolate Apoly-LR-REF ecotype Palm Island chromosome 18, KAUST_Apoly_ChrSc, whole genome shotgun sequence, the following proteins share a genomic window:
- the LOC127530926 gene encoding serine-rich adhesin for platelets-like: MSSTRQQKTTFMGSMTTQTKDTYKIPTSTQPATISSAPMTAQLWSASTVSTTAQQATMSSASTSTPPSTKSPQNTTPSIGSMITEPRNMSTQKATKSNTPTTMLLALISSSTTTQQATTSSPSKTTEQTPISTRTWMTQETITSASTEPQSTSSKSLTPQHRTSFTRSKTSQTATTSRSSTLTQETTLASASWMTKPRTTSGSSISTQKTTISSAPTSTQLKSTYSAPTTTEQATTSSASTTILPKTTSRFSTATQMTTISSASTTMQLMLTSRAFTTAQQATMPSASTTTQSTTTSISSTTAQQAATSTRTPKSQETISSASSQPSSASNVSFTTQQRTTFTGSKTAQSNTTSGFSRASQQTTTYSISKITQPRITSSQKTIISSASTTMQLGSVSNTSTTSHQATTPSASTTTQPRITSIRKTTFSSASMSTQLRSKVSAYTSTEQTTTSTRPPDTPQTNISVSKQPQGTSSMSSAMQQKTIFMGSMTTQPKDTYGIYTSTQQTTISSAPRTTQPRTTSGLSTSTQNTIASSASMTMQWMSTSSTSTATQRAITSATTEETTTPTRSLTTQETITSASTQPPSTSSMSSTMQQKTTFMGSMTTQPKDTYKIPTSTQPATISSAPTTTQLWSASTVSTTAQQATMSSASTSAPPSTKSPQNTTPSIGSMITEPRNMSTQKATKSNTPTTMLLALISSSTTTQQATTSSPSKTTEQTPISTRTWMTQETITSASTEPQSTSSKSLTPQHRTSFTRSKTSQTATTSRSSTLTQQTTIASAPWMTQPRTTSGSSISTQKTTISSTPTSTQLKSTSSTSTATRQAITSATTEETTTPTRSLTTQETSTSTSTQSARTSSASLTMQQKTTFTGYMTTQPKNTYGISTSTQHTTISSAPTTTQLRSTSTVSTTAQQPTTSSASMTTHPRTTSPEKTTILSASTSRQLRSASSTSTATQQITMSSASTSTEHATSTRFPATQEKTITASTQPQSTSSISSTTRQRTTLTRSMITQPKDTSRFFTSTQTTTTTQQKTMSSAPGTTQPRTTSGSSTSTKKKVTSSESMTMQWMSTSSTSTATQQATWPTTSTFTEQTATPTRSLITQETTSASTQPPSTSSRSLTTQQRTTFTGSVTSQPKTTSSASMTKELRLASSCSTTAQQATISTRMPMIQEKTTSKASATTWPMVTSKSSTSTQPPAASRACKTLQHAATFTMSTRTPATTTYSSVQSKTTSSASMCTEQRIPFFRSKITQPRTTSRFSTSTQPTLIFSTRMTTQLRSTSNATATAQQATTSSAFTTTEHTTTSTRTLITQETTTSASTEPPSTFNTSSTTQQRTTFTGSKTTQPRTISRSSTSTQQTTTFSASEMMQLKSASSVSTTAQQATASTRTRMTREMKSASIQPPSTSGNSEEDDDGNSKEDGNDDSEDDGDEDSAEDGDNDTEEDGDNDTEEDGDNDTEEDGDDDTEEDGDDDTEEDGDDDTEEDGDDDTEEDGDDDTEEDGDDDSVEDGDNDTEEYGDDDSEEDDDDDSSNDEDSTTAQQATTSGASTTMKKTTTSTRNLITQETTTSESTLPPSTPRMSLTTKQRTTFHGSMTTRTTLRSSTSAEHTTFSSASQMTQPRNISGSLTSPQQPTTFSESTTTKPRTMSAQKTTTSYGSTTVQLRSTTSASTTAQQATTSSDSMTTQPKTTSIFLTTSQQVTTSTRTPRTQETTTSASAQRPSTSTDSKDDDDSEDDGDNDYDEDESGDSEEDVDEYAKEDDNNDNDSEDEDNDDSEDDGDSEDDDSNFVQNRTTAQQATTSSASTTPKQTAISSALTTAQLRSISSASTTARQATTSSKSMTSKQRSASTKTPMTQETRTSASAQRPSTSSNSKDDDDNDYEEDESGDSEEDVDRDAKEDDDNDDSEKDNDESEDEDNDSENDDNFDDDSEDDGDSEDDDSNYVQNSTTAQQATTSSASTTPKQTAISSALTTAQLRSISSASTTARQATTSSKSMTTKQRSASTKTPMTQETRTSASA, translated from the coding sequence ATGTCATCGACAAGGCAACAGAAGACCACATTCATGGGATCTATGACCACTCAGACCAAGGACACATACAAAATCCCCACTTCAACTCAACCAGCAACCATATCCAGTGCACCTATGACTGCACAGCTGTGGTCAGCCTCCACTGTCTCCACAACAGCTCAGCAGGCAACAATGTCCAGTGCATCTACAAGTACTCCGCCAAGCACAAAGTCTCCCCAAAATACAACCCCATCCATTGGATCTATGATCACTGAGCCTAGAAACATGTCCACTCAAAAGGCAACCAAATCCAATACACCTACAACGATGCTGCTGGCGTTAATATCCAGCTCCACCACAACTCAACAGGCAACCACATCTAGCCCATCCAAGACCACTGAGCAGACACCCATATCCACCAGAACTTGGATGACTCAAGAGACAATCACATCAGCATCTACAGAGCCACAAAGCACATCCAGCAAGTCACTGACCCCACAGCACAGAACCTCATTCACAAGATCTAAGACCAGTCAGACAGCGACCACATCCAGATCCTCCACATTGACTCAAGAGACAACCTTAGCCAGTGCATCTTGGATGACTAAGCCAAGGACGACATCTGGATCCTCGATTTCCACTCAAAAGACAACCATATCCAGTGCACCTACATCAACACAGCTAAAGTCAACATACAGCGCCCCCACAACAACTGAGCAGGCCACCACGTCCAGTGCATCTACAACCATTCTGCCAAAGACCACATCCAGGTTTTCCACGGCTACTCAAATGACAACCATATCTAGTGCATCTACGACTATGCAGCTTATGTTAACGTCGAGGGCCTTCACAACAGCTCAGCAGGCAACAATGCCCAGTGCATCTACAACCACTCAGTCCACGACCACATCCATATCCTCCACAACCGCTCAGCAGGCAGCCACATCCACCAGAACTCCAAAGAGTCAGGAGACAATTTCATCTGCGTCTTCACAGCCATCAAGCGCATCTAACGTGTCATTCACCACTCAGCAGAGAACCACATTCACCGGATCTAAGACCGCTCAGTCAAATACCACATCCGGATTCTCCAGAGCTTCTCAGCAGACAACCACATACAGCATATCGAAGATCACTCAGCCGAGGATCACATCCTCTCAAAAAACAATTATATCCAGTGCATCGACGACTATGCAACTGGGGTCAGTATCGAACACCTCCACAACATCTCATCAGGCAACAACACCCAGTGCATCTACAACCACTCAGCCAAGGATCACATCCATTCGAAAGACAACCTTTTCCAGTGCATCTATGTCTACACAACTAAGGTCAAAAGTCAGTGCCTACACGTCGACTGAGCAGACAACCACATCCACCAGACCTCCCGACACTCCACAGACAAATATATCTGTATCTAAACAGCCACAAGGCACATCCAGCATGTCATCGGCCATGCAGCAGAAGACCATATTCATGGGATCTATGACCACTCAGCCAAAGGACACATACGGAATTTACACTTCCACTCAGCAGACAACCATATCCAGTGCACCTAGAACCACTCAACCAAGGACTACATCTGGATTGTCCACTTCCACTCAAAATACAATCGCATCCAGTGCATCTATGACAATGCAGTGGATGTCAACATCCAGCACCTCCACAGCAACTCAGCGGGCAATTACGTCTGCAACCACTGAGGAGACAACCACACCCACCAGATCTCTGACCACTCAAGAGACAATTACATCTGCATCTACGCAGCCACCAAGCACATCCAGCATGTCATCGACCATGCAGCAGAAGACCACGTTCATGGGATCTATGACCACTCAGCCAAAGGACACATACAAAATTCCCACTTCCACTCAACCAGCAACCATATCCAGTGCACCAACGACTACACAGCTGTGGTCAGCCTCCACTGTCTCCACAACAGCTCAGCAGGCAACAATGTCCAGTGCATCTACAAGTGCTCCGCCAAGCACAAAGTCTCCTCAAAATACAACCCCATCCATTGGCTCTATGATCACTGAGCCTAGAAACATGTCCACTCAAAAGGCAACCAAATCCAATACACCTACAACGATGCTGCTGGCGTTAATATCCAGCTCCACCACAACTCAACAGGCAACCACATCTAGCCCATCCAAGACCACTGAGCAGACACCCATATCCACCAGAACTTGGATGACTCAAGAGACAATCACATCAGCATCTACAGAGCCACAAAGCACATCCAGCAAGTCACTGACCCCACAGCACAGAACCTCATTCACAAGATCTAAGACCAGTCAGACAGCGACCACATCCAGATCCTCCACATTGACTCAACAGACAACCATAGCCAGTGCACCTTGGATGACTCAGCCAAGGACGACATCCGGATCCTCGATTTCCACTCAAAAGACAACCATATCCAGTACACCTACATCAACACAGCTAAAGTCAACATCCAGCACCTCCACAGCAACTCGGCAGGCAATTACATCTGCAACCACTGAGGAAACAACCACACCCACCAGATCTCTGACCACTCAAGAGACAAGTACATCTACATCGACACAGTCAGCAAGAACATCCAGCGCATCACTGACCatgcagcagaagaccacattCACAGGATATATGACCACTCAGCCAAAGAACACCTACGGAATCTCCACTTCCACTCAACACACAACCATATCCAGTGCACCAACGACTACACAGCTAAGATCAACCTCCACTGTCTCCACAACAGCTCAGCAGCCAACAACATCCAGTGCATCTATGACCACACATCCAAGGACGACATCCCCTGAAAAGACAACCATATTGAGTGCATCAACATCAAGGCAGCTGAGGTCAGCATCCAGCACTTCCACAGCAACTCAGCAGATAACTATGTCCAGCGCATCCACATCCACTGAGCACGCAACATCCACCAGATTTCCAGCTACTCAGGAGAAAACTATAACTGCATCTACACAGCCACAAAGCACATCCAGCATTTCATCGACCACTCGGCAGAGGACCACACTCACCAGATCAATGATCACTCAGCCAAAGGACACATCTAGATTTTTCACTTCCACTCAGACAACCACAACAACTCAGCAGAAAACGATGTCCAGTGCACCTGGAACCACTCAGCCCAGGACCACATCTGGATCCTCCACATccactaaaaaaaaagtcacatccAGTGAATCTATGACAATGCAGTGGATGTCAACATCCAGCACCTCCACAGCAACTCAGCAGGCAACTTGGCCCACCACATCCACGTTCACTGAGCAGACAGCCACACCCACTAGATCTCTGATCACTCAGGAGACTACATCTGCATCTACACAGCCACCAAGCACATCCAGCAGGTCACTGACCACTCAGCAGAGAACCACCTTCACTGGATCAGTGACTAGTCAGCCAAAGACCACATCCAGTGCATCTATGACTAAGGAGCTGAGGTTAGCATCCAGCTGCTCCACAACAGCTCAGCAGGCAACCATATCCACCAGAATGCCAATGATTCAGGAGAAAACCACTTCTAAGGCATCAGCAACCACTTGGCCAATGGTCACATCCAAATCATCCACGTCCACTCAGCCACCAGCTGCATCTAGAGCCTGCAAAACCCTTCAGCATGCAGCCACCTTCACCATGTCTACAAGAACTCCAGCAACAACCACATATTCATCTGTACAGTCAAAAACCACATCCAGTGCGTCAATGTGCACTGAGCAGAGAATCCCATTCTTCAGATCTAAGATCACCCAGCCAAGGACCACATCCAGATTCTCCACATCCACTCAACCGACACTCATATTCAGTACTCGTATGACTACACAACTGAGGTCCACATCCAATGCCACCGCAACAGCTCAGCAGGCAACAACTTCCAGTGCATTCACAACCACTGAGCACACAACCACATCCACCAGAACTCTGATTACTCAAGAGACAACTACATCTGCATCTACAGAGCCACCAAGCACATTCAACACGTCATCGACCACTCAGCAGAGAACCACATTCACTGGTTCTAAGACCACCCAGCCAAGGACCATATCCAGATCATCCACATCCACTCAACAGACAACCACATTTAGTGCATCTGAGATGATGCAGCTGAAGTCAGCATCTAGCGTCTCCACAACAGCTCAGCAGGCAACTGCATCCACCAGAACTCGAATGACTCGGGAGATGAAATCTGCATCTATACAGCCACCAAGCACATCCGGTAATTCCGAGGAGGATGACGACGGTAATTCCAAGGAGGATGGCAACGATGATTCCGAGGATGATGGTGATGAGGATTCTGCAGAGGATGGCGACAATGACACTGAAGAGGATGGCGACAATGACACTGAAGAGGATGGCGACAATGACACTGAAGAGGATGGCGACGATGACACTGAAGAGGATGGCGACGATGACACTGAAGAGGATGGCGACGATGACACTGAAGAGGATGGCGACGATGACACTGAAGAGGATGGCGACGATGACACTGAAGAGGATGGCGATGATGATTCTGTAGAGGATGGCGACAATGATACCGAGGAGTATGGCGATGACGACTctgaggaggatgatgatgacgatTCCAGCAATGATGAGGATTCCACAACAGCTCAGCAAGCAACAACTTCCGGTGCATCCACAACCATGAAGAAGACAACCACATCCACCAGAAATCTGATTACTCAAGAGACAACTACATCTGAATCTACACTGCCACCAAGCACCCCCAGAATGTCACTGACCACAAAGCAGAGAACCACATTCCATGGATCTATGACCACAAGGACCACATTAAGATCCTCTACGTCTGCTGAACATACAACCTTTTCCAGTGCATCTCAGATGACTCAGCCAAGGAACATATCTGGATCTTTGACATCCCCTCAACAGCCAACCACATTCAGTGAATCTACGACCACTAAACCAAGGACCATGTCTGCTCAAAAGACAACTACATCCTATGGATCTACGACTGTGCAGCTGAGATCAACAACCAGTGCTTCCACAACGGCTCAGCAGGCAACCACGTCCAGTGATTCTATGACCACTCAGCCAAAGACCACGTCCATATTCCTCACAACATCTCAACAGGTGACTACATCCACCAGAACTCCAAGGACTCAGGAGACAACGACATCTGCATCTGCACAGCGACCAAGTACATCCACTGATTCCAAGGATGACGATGATTCCGAGGATGATGGCGACAATGACTATGATGAGGATGAGAGCGGAGATTCCGAGGAGGATGTCGACGAATATGCCAAAGAAGATGACAATAACGACAACGATTCCGAGGATGAGGACAATGATGATTCCGAGGATGATGGTGATTCCGAGGACGATGATTCCAACTTCGTTCAGAATCGCACAACAGCTCAGCAGGCAACAACTTCCAGCGCATCTACAACCCCTAAGCAGACAGCCATATCTAGTGCACTTACAACTGCACAGCTTAGGTCAATATCCAGCGCCTCCACAACAGCTCGCCAGGCAACCACATCCAGCAAATCAATGACCAGTAAGCAGAGATCCGCATCAACCAAAACTCCAATGACTCAGGAGACAAGGACATCTGCATCTGCACAGCGACCAAGCACATCCAGCAATTCCAAGGATGACGACGACAATGATTATGAGGAGGATGAGAGCGGAGATTCCGAGGAGGATGTCGACAGAGATGCCAAAGAAGATGACGACAACGACGATTCCGAGAAAGACAATGACGAATCCGAGGATGAGGACAATGATTCAGAGAATGATGACAATTTCGATGACGATTCTGAGGATGATGGCGATTCCGAGGACGATGATTCCAATTATGTTCAGAATTCCACAACAGCTCAGCAGGCAACAACTTCCAGCGCATCTACAACCCCTAAGCAGACAGCCATATCTAGTGCACTTACAACTGCACAGCTTAGGTCAATATCCAGCGCCTCCACAACAGCTCGCCAGGCAACCACATCCAGCAAATCAATGACCACTAAGCAGAGATCCGCATCAACCAAAACTCCAATGACTCAGGAGACAAGGACATCTGCATCTGCATAG
- the LOC127530968 gene encoding dentin sialophosphoprotein-like, with protein sequence SKDDDDNDYEDESGDSEEDVDRDAREDDNNDNDSEDEDNDDSENDNSNDDSEDDGDSEDDDSKYVQYHTTAQQTTTSSASTTPKQKATSSAPTTTQLMSISSTSTTARQATTSSKSMTTKQTSPSTKTPMTQETTTSASAQRPSTSSDSKDDYSEEDDDNDSEEDDGNSEEDVDGDTEEDDDDDDNSKKDDSEDDDDSEDDDDSEDDDDSEDDDSNYIQNSTTVQQATTSSTSTTTKQTTASTRTLITQETTTSASTPPPSTFNVSLTTKQRTTFHGSRTTMTTSRSATCTEQTTTSSPSQIQSRTTSGSLNSPQHSTHDYTA encoded by the coding sequence TCCAAGGATGACGATGACAATGATTATGAGGACGAGAGCGGAGATTCCGAGGAGGATGTCGACAGGGATGCCAGAGAAGACGACAACAATGACAACGATTCCGAGGATGAGGACAATGATGATTCCGAAAATGATAATTCCAATGACGATTCAGAGGATGATGGCGATTCTGAGGACGATGATTCCAAATACGTTCAGTATCACACAACAGCTCAGCAGACAACAACTTCCAGCGCATCTACAACCCCTAAGCAGAAAGCCACATCTAGTGCACCTACGACTACACAGCTTATGTCAATATCCAGCACCTCCACAACAGCTCGCCAGGCAACCACATCCAGCAAATCAATGACCACTAAGCAGACATCCCCATCAACCAAAACTCCAATGACTCAGGAGACAACAACATCTGCATCTGCACAGCGACCAAGCACATCCAGCGATTCCAAGGATGACTATTCCGAAGAGGATGACGACAATGATTCTGAGGAAGATGATGGCAATTCTGAGGAGGATGTCGATGGCGATACAGAGGAAgatgacgacgacgacgacaaTTCCAAGAAAGACGATTCCGAGGACGATGACGATTCCGAGGACGATGACGATTCCGAGGACGATGACGATTCCGAGGATGATGATTCCAATTACATTCAGAATTCCACAACCGTTCAGCAGGCAACAACTTCCAGCACATCTACGACCACTAAGCAGACAACCGCATCCACCAGAACTCTGATTACTCAAGAGACAACTACATCTGCATCTACACCGCCACCAAGCACATTCAACGTGTCATTGACCACAAAGCAGAGAACCACATTCCATGGATCTAGGACCACAATGACCACATCCAGATCCGCCACTTGCACTGAACAGACAACCACATCCAGTCCATCTCAGATTCAGTCAAGGACCACATCCGGATCCTTGAATTCTCCTCAACATTCAACCCATGACTACACAGCTTAG